The Xanthomonas sp. CFBP 8443 genome has a window encoding:
- a CDS encoding LysR family transcriptional regulator ArgP, with protein MDLLHPQLSAFAAVLDEGSFEAAARRLSLTPSAISQRIKALEDRLGQVLVVRQAPCRPTPAGEALLRRVRPMQALEAEALADFVPSAATAGPARSIAIAVNDDSLQTWFLAALSALHDAHGFLFDVHVDDQDHTLELLRNGTVLGAVTSASKPLQGCNVHPLGAMRYYAIASPAFVARHFAAGFGAAALAQAPMMVFNRKDALQARFVRRITRTRLAPPIHYLPTSTGFVEAAARGLGWCLAPEQMLASGLREKQIVIIDPQRWLDVPLYWQHAAVRSSALQHIGQALRTAASSMQGGRQRA; from the coding sequence ATGGACCTGCTGCATCCACAACTGTCTGCCTTCGCCGCCGTGCTCGACGAAGGCAGCTTCGAGGCGGCCGCGCGCCGGCTTTCGCTGACCCCTTCGGCGATCTCGCAACGGATCAAGGCGCTCGAGGACCGCCTGGGGCAGGTGCTGGTGGTGCGCCAGGCGCCGTGCCGGCCGACGCCTGCGGGAGAAGCGCTGCTGCGCCGGGTGCGGCCGATGCAGGCGCTGGAGGCCGAGGCGCTGGCCGACTTCGTGCCGAGCGCGGCCACCGCGGGACCCGCGCGCAGCATCGCGATCGCGGTCAACGACGACTCGCTGCAGACCTGGTTCCTCGCCGCACTGTCAGCCCTGCACGATGCGCACGGTTTTCTGTTCGACGTGCACGTGGACGACCAGGACCACACCCTGGAACTGCTGCGCAACGGCACCGTGCTTGGCGCGGTCACCTCCGCGAGCAAGCCGCTGCAGGGCTGCAACGTCCATCCCCTGGGCGCCATGCGCTACTACGCGATCGCCTCGCCGGCATTCGTCGCCCGCCACTTCGCCGCCGGATTCGGCGCCGCGGCACTGGCGCAGGCGCCGATGATGGTGTTCAACCGCAAGGACGCGCTGCAGGCGCGCTTCGTACGGCGCATCACCCGCACCCGCCTCGCCCCTCCCATCCACTACCTGCCGACCTCCACCGGCTTCGTCGAAGCCGCCGCACGCGGTCTCGGATGGTGCCTCGCCCCCGAGCAGATGCTCGCGTCCGGATTGCGCGAGAAGCAGATCGTGATCATCGATCCGCAGCGCTGGCTCGACGTTCCGCTCTACTGGCAACACGCGGCGGTGCGCTCGAGCGCCTTGCAGCACATCGGCCAGGCACTGCGCACGGCGGCATCGAGCATGCAGGGCGGCCGGCAACGCGCTTGA
- a CDS encoding TonB-dependent receptor: MRLPLSLFAAMLPATAAIPDARAQSPSTQTLDAVVVSASRTDQPADTAPQTVVVIDQQEIAQQLSISSNSSDLLSSLLPSYTPSRGKMNGSGETLRGRTPLILVDGIPQSNPLRPTGREAHTIDYAMVERIEVIQGANAMNGLGATGGTINLVTRRPQPGALNQHVEVQASVPTTDVDAETASYRTSYRIDGRRDKLDYLLAVGYEDQGLYLDGDGRAIGTDVTQGDLMATRAYDVHAKLGYWIDDRQELQFSSNRYRIKSKAEYLGVAGDRDLGIPTTSVRGRPQGTPPWNDVWTTGLSYAHHDLAGMELKAMVFNQEFEGLFGADNSATFQDPRIAPNGTLYDQSRSVASKWGSKTSLGKDDLLDGRLKLTGGVDTLWDSGKQDLYGTGRTYVPESEFRDLAAFVQGEYRLLPQLTVHGGVRHEDAKLTIDSYQTLARYNRVQVQGGSLSFAETLYNAGAVLAPSERFSVFASYSEGFGMPDVGRVLRSINTPGTSVASLSALQPVLTRNVELGTRLRGDAWDVDVGVFQSRSDYGTRVIAVDGAFQMAREKTRIEGVDASAKYRLNDRQRLGLAYAYTRGRYDSDGNGSLDAHLDGLNIAPNRVIGSWSSQWTPRLSSFVQAQYAFSRSFDDPQKRFSGYALVDAALNYRLRQGELRLAVANLLDRQYITYYSQSALVEPDRYFAGRGRTLTVGYSLDF; encoded by the coding sequence ATGCGTTTGCCGCTTTCCCTGTTCGCCGCGATGCTGCCGGCGACGGCCGCCATTCCCGATGCCCGGGCGCAGTCGCCCTCCACGCAAACGCTGGACGCCGTGGTCGTCAGCGCATCGCGGACCGATCAACCCGCGGACACGGCGCCACAGACCGTGGTGGTGATCGACCAGCAGGAGATCGCCCAGCAGCTCAGCATCAGCAGCAATTCGTCGGACCTGCTGTCCAGCCTGCTGCCGTCGTATACGCCGAGCCGCGGCAAGATGAACGGCAGCGGCGAGACCTTGCGCGGACGCACGCCGCTGATCCTGGTCGACGGCATTCCGCAGTCCAATCCGCTGCGTCCGACCGGGCGCGAAGCGCACACGATCGACTATGCGATGGTCGAGCGCATCGAAGTGATCCAGGGCGCCAACGCGATGAACGGCCTGGGCGCCACCGGCGGCACCATCAATCTGGTCACGCGCCGCCCGCAGCCGGGCGCGCTCAACCAGCATGTCGAGGTGCAGGCCAGCGTGCCGACCACCGACGTCGATGCCGAGACCGCGAGCTACAGGACCAGCTACCGCATCGACGGGCGCCGCGACAAGCTCGACTACCTGCTCGCCGTCGGCTACGAGGACCAGGGCCTGTACCTGGACGGCGACGGACGCGCGATCGGCACCGACGTGACCCAGGGCGATCTGATGGCCACGCGCGCCTACGACGTGCACGCCAAGCTGGGCTACTGGATCGACGACCGGCAGGAGCTGCAGTTCAGTTCCAACCGCTACCGGATCAAGTCCAAGGCCGAGTACCTCGGCGTGGCCGGCGATCGCGATCTCGGCATCCCGACCACCTCGGTGCGCGGCCGGCCGCAGGGCACGCCGCCCTGGAACGACGTGTGGACCACCGGCCTGTCCTACGCCCATCACGATCTGGCGGGCATGGAACTGAAGGCGATGGTGTTCAACCAGGAGTTCGAGGGCCTGTTCGGCGCCGACAACTCGGCCACCTTCCAGGACCCGCGCATCGCGCCCAACGGCACGCTGTACGACCAGTCGCGCTCGGTCGCGTCCAAGTGGGGTTCCAAGACCAGCCTCGGCAAGGACGACCTGCTCGATGGCCGGCTCAAGCTCACCGGCGGCGTCGATACCCTGTGGGACAGCGGCAAGCAGGACCTGTACGGCACCGGCCGCACCTATGTGCCCGAGTCGGAGTTCCGCGACCTGGCCGCCTTCGTGCAGGGCGAATACCGGCTGCTGCCGCAGCTGACCGTGCATGGCGGCGTGCGCCACGAGGACGCCAAGCTGACCATCGACAGCTACCAGACCCTGGCGCGCTACAACCGGGTGCAGGTGCAGGGCGGCAGCCTGTCCTTCGCCGAGACGCTGTACAACGCCGGCGCGGTGCTGGCGCCGAGCGAGCGTTTCAGTGTCTTCGCCAGCTATTCCGAAGGCTTCGGCATGCCCGACGTGGGCCGCGTGCTGCGCTCGATCAATACGCCCGGCACCAGCGTCGCCAGCCTGAGCGCGCTGCAGCCGGTGCTGACCCGCAACGTCGAACTGGGCACGCGCCTGCGCGGCGATGCGTGGGATGTCGATGTCGGCGTGTTCCAGTCGCGCTCGGATTACGGCACCCGCGTGATCGCGGTGGACGGCGCGTTCCAGATGGCGCGGGAGAAGACCCGCATCGAGGGCGTGGACGCCAGCGCCAAGTACCGGCTCAACGACCGGCAGCGCCTCGGCCTGGCCTATGCGTATACGCGCGGGCGCTACGACAGCGACGGCAACGGCAGCCTGGACGCGCATCTGGACGGGCTGAACATCGCGCCCAACCGGGTCATCGGCAGTTGGTCGTCGCAGTGGACGCCGCGGCTGTCCAGCTTCGTGCAGGCGCAATACGCGTTCAGCCGCAGCTTCGACGATCCGCAGAAGCGGTTCAGCGGCTACGCGCTGGTCGATGCCGCGCTGAACTACAGGCTGCGCCAGGGCGAACTGCGTCTGGCTGTGGCCAACCTGCTCGATCGCCAGTACATCACCTATTACTCGCAGAGCGCGCTGGTCGAACCGGATCGCTATTTTGCCGGGCGCGGGCGCACGCTGACGGTGGGCTACAGCCTGGATTTCTGA
- the recQ gene encoding DNA helicase RecQ, whose protein sequence is MQSSAHSVLSRVFGYDQFRGPQQDIVEHVAAGQDALVLMPTGGGKSLCYQIPSLLRDGTGIVISPLIALMQDQVEALRQLGVRAEYLNSTLDGETAQRVERELLAGELDLLYVAPERLLTPRFLSLIERSRIALFAIDEAHCVSQWGHDFRPEYRQLTVLHERWPQTPRIALTATADPPTQREIAERLDLTQARHFVSSFDRPNIRYTVVQKDNSKRQLLDFLRAHRGSAGIVYCLSRRKVEETAEFLAKEGLNALPYHAGLPAEVRAGNQRRFLREDGIVMCATIAFGMGIDKPDVRFVAHTDLPKSLEGYYQETGRAGRDGEAAEAWLCYGLGDVVLLKQMIEKGEAGEDRKRVERRKLDQLLGYCESMQCRRQVLLASFGETYPQPCGNCDNCLTPAAAWDATVAVQKALSCVYRSGQRFGVGHLIDILRGSDGEKIKQFGHDQLSTYGIGKDLDARAWRGVFRQLVATGLLEVDSDAYGGLRLTDASRQVLKGERQIMMRREAPTRGRERGDRSGSPRTGVPVQPQDLSLFNALRDLRAALAKEQNVPAFVIFHDSTLRNIAEQRPTSLDELAHVGGIGGTKLARYGQQLVDIVQQQG, encoded by the coding sequence ATGCAATCTTCCGCTCATTCCGTGCTCAGCCGCGTGTTCGGCTACGACCAGTTCCGCGGCCCGCAGCAGGACATCGTCGAACATGTCGCCGCCGGCCAGGACGCGCTGGTGCTGATGCCCACCGGTGGCGGCAAGTCGCTGTGCTACCAGATTCCTTCGTTGCTGCGCGACGGCACCGGCATCGTCATCTCGCCGCTGATTGCGCTGATGCAGGACCAGGTCGAAGCGCTGCGCCAGCTCGGCGTGCGTGCCGAGTACCTCAATTCCACGCTGGATGGCGAGACCGCGCAGCGGGTCGAACGCGAACTGCTGGCCGGCGAGCTGGACCTGCTGTACGTCGCCCCCGAACGCCTGCTGACCCCGCGCTTCCTGTCGCTGATCGAGCGCAGCCGCATCGCCCTGTTCGCGATCGACGAGGCGCACTGCGTGTCGCAATGGGGCCACGATTTCCGCCCCGAATACCGCCAGCTGACGGTGCTGCACGAGCGCTGGCCGCAGACCCCGCGCATCGCCCTGACCGCCACCGCTGATCCGCCGACCCAGCGCGAGATCGCCGAGCGCCTGGACCTGACCCAGGCCCGCCACTTCGTCAGCTCCTTCGACCGCCCCAACATCCGCTACACCGTGGTGCAGAAGGACAACAGCAAGCGCCAACTGCTGGATTTCCTGCGCGCGCACCGCGGCAGCGCCGGCATCGTGTATTGCCTGTCGCGGCGCAAGGTCGAGGAAACCGCCGAGTTCCTGGCCAAGGAAGGGCTCAACGCCCTGCCCTACCACGCCGGGCTGCCGGCCGAGGTGCGCGCCGGCAACCAGCGCCGCTTCCTGCGCGAGGACGGCATCGTGATGTGCGCCACCATCGCCTTCGGCATGGGCATCGACAAGCCGGACGTGCGTTTCGTCGCGCATACCGACCTGCCCAAATCGCTGGAAGGCTACTACCAGGAAACCGGCCGCGCCGGCCGCGACGGCGAAGCCGCCGAGGCCTGGCTGTGCTACGGCCTGGGCGACGTGGTGCTGCTCAAGCAGATGATCGAGAAGGGCGAGGCCGGCGAAGACCGCAAGCGGGTGGAGCGGCGCAAGCTCGACCAGCTGCTGGGCTACTGCGAATCGATGCAGTGCCGGCGCCAGGTGCTGCTGGCCAGCTTCGGCGAAACCTATCCGCAGCCCTGCGGCAACTGCGACAACTGCCTGACCCCGGCCGCCGCCTGGGACGCCACCGTCGCCGTGCAGAAGGCGCTGAGCTGCGTCTACCGCAGCGGCCAGCGCTTCGGCGTCGGCCACCTGATCGACATCCTGCGCGGCAGCGACGGCGAGAAGATCAAGCAGTTCGGCCACGACCAGCTCAGCACCTACGGCATCGGCAAGGACCTGGACGCGCGCGCCTGGCGCGGCGTGTTCCGCCAGCTGGTCGCCACCGGGCTGCTGGAGGTGGACAGCGACGCCTACGGCGGGCTGCGCCTGACCGACGCCAGCCGCCAGGTGCTCAAGGGCGAGCGCCAGATCATGATGCGCCGCGAGGCGCCGACCCGCGGCCGCGAACGCGGCGACCGCAGCGGCAGCCCGCGCACCGGCGTGCCGGTGCAGCCGCAGGACCTGAGCCTGTTCAACGCCCTGCGCGACCTGCGTGCGGCCCTGGCCAAGGAGCAGAACGTGCCGGCCTTCGTGATCTTCCACGACAGCACCCTGCGCAACATCGCCGAGCAGCGCCCGACCAGCCTGGACGAACTGGCCCACGTCGGCGGCATCGGCGGCACCAAGCTGGCCCGCTACGGCCAGCAATTGGTCGACATCGTGCAGCAGCAGGGCTAG
- a CDS encoding LysE/ArgO family amino acid transporter: MLLEASLAGFVASAGLIIAIGAQNAFVLRQGLQRQHVGVVVVVCAFGDIALIVLGVAGIGALAQQWPALLQVLRYAGAAFLGVYGLMAAQRVWRGAGALKAQGEEPASWRRILLTCLAFTFLNPHVYLDTMILLGSLSTRYPGALRWAFAFGACLASVAWFCSLGYGARLLQPVFRKPNAWRVLDACIAVFMLALCLLLLSRPLG; the protein is encoded by the coding sequence ATGTTGCTCGAAGCATCGCTTGCCGGCTTCGTCGCCAGCGCCGGCTTGATCATCGCGATCGGCGCGCAGAACGCGTTCGTCCTGCGCCAGGGGTTGCAGCGGCAGCATGTAGGCGTGGTGGTGGTGGTCTGCGCCTTCGGGGATATCGCGCTGATCGTGCTCGGGGTCGCCGGCATCGGTGCGCTGGCGCAGCAATGGCCGGCACTGCTGCAGGTGTTGCGCTACGCAGGCGCGGCCTTCCTTGGCGTCTATGGCCTGATGGCGGCGCAGCGCGTATGGCGCGGTGCCGGCGCATTGAAGGCGCAGGGCGAGGAGCCGGCGAGTTGGCGCCGCATCCTGCTGACCTGCCTGGCTTTTACCTTTCTCAACCCGCACGTGTATCTCGACACGATGATCCTGCTCGGCAGCCTGTCCACCCGCTATCCGGGAGCGCTGCGCTGGGCGTTCGCGTTCGGCGCCTGCCTGGCGAGCGTGGCCTGGTTCTGCAGCCTGGGCTATGGCGCGCGATTGCTGCAGCCGGTGTTCCGCAAGCCCAACGCATGGCGGGTGCTGGATGCATGCATCGCGGTGTTCATGCTGGCGCTGTGCCTGTTGCTGCTGTCGCGGCCGCTTGGCTGA
- a CDS encoding TetR/AcrR family transcriptional regulator, with product MSNLIDLRSAREREQRLYDAALDAAEQCIADKGVGATTFELIAQTSDVSCSTLRRRFGDRRGLVRALMERSYERSLRAMWTTERPPHLDATDFIAGALEEWLLSEVDERRLRFNLEMDLAAARDPELTAYARRLAVSLVEHLGDMLKRLLRGHGSWNGSDQEFQARVYAVAAMCAGLQLMMMGVELKRMHLQLILSESLAGMLSSAPASA from the coding sequence ATGTCCAACCTTATTGATCTGCGCAGCGCCAGGGAACGCGAGCAACGCCTCTATGACGCCGCGCTGGACGCGGCCGAACAGTGCATCGCCGACAAGGGTGTCGGCGCGACCACCTTCGAACTGATCGCCCAGACCAGCGACGTCTCCTGCAGCACATTGCGCCGGCGCTTCGGCGACAGGCGCGGACTGGTGCGGGCGCTGATGGAACGCAGCTACGAGAGGTCGCTGCGCGCGATGTGGACGACCGAACGGCCGCCGCACCTGGACGCGACCGACTTCATCGCCGGCGCGCTGGAGGAATGGCTGCTATCCGAGGTCGACGAGCGCCGGCTGAGGTTCAACCTGGAAATGGACCTGGCCGCCGCGCGCGACCCCGAGCTGACCGCGTATGCGCGGCGCCTGGCCGTCTCCCTGGTCGAACACCTCGGCGACATGCTCAAGCGCCTGTTGCGCGGACACGGCAGCTGGAACGGCAGCGACCAGGAATTCCAGGCGCGGGTCTACGCGGTCGCGGCGATGTGCGCCGGCCTGCAACTGATGATGATGGGCGTGGAACTCAAGCGCATGCACCTGCAATTGATCCTCAGCGAAAGCCTGGCCGGGATGCTCAGCAGTGCGCCCGCCTCCGCGTAG
- the hrpA gene encoding ATP-dependent RNA helicase HrpA — protein MSTIEKQLPARLRERRDAIDGALTRDRGRLFGLWSRWQAAPGNPAAEAAFEQALGQSRARCEARAAAQPAITLDEQLPIAREAERIVALIRAHQVVVIAGETGSGKTTQLPKLCLAAGRGAAGMIGCTQPRRIAARAVAARVAEELRTPVGGVVGFQVRFNDRVGEETRIKFMTDGILLAEIASDRWLSSYDTIIVDEAHERSLNIDFLLGYLKQLLRKRPELKVIVTSATIDTARFAEHFDGAPVISVEGRTFPVEVRYRPLEEPGLESGDSGLAEAREGQRSPRTAVAVATPDSRLPNPGLTVNDAIVAAVDEITRLDPRGDVLLFLPGEREIRDAHQALERRKYRETEVLPLYARLSNSDQDRVFNPGPRRRLVLATNVAETSLTVPRIRYVVDPGYARVKRYSPRQKLDRLHIEPISQASANQRKGRCGRVAEGICYRLYAEADFQARPEFTDPEIRRSSLAGVILRMLQLGLGRIEDFPFLEPPDERAVADGWQQLVELGAVGEPDRHGLRKLTETGRKMARLPVDVKLARMLVAAQQHGCLRPMLVIAAFLGIQDPRERPPEAREAADNAHAKFADARSEFVGILRLWDGYRQAHEELTQSKLRDWCGRQFLGFLRMREWRELHRQLHLLCEELGWSEEPAAASLLPLLAGAASLPPARDAETNARATRGQLHRAARLAREGRSEPTAAPVETRPAPPANAADDAPRASERERAAAYQALHRALLAGLPTQVGHRTEKGDFLAPRQRRFLLFPGSTLARKPPPWVLPATLLDTQKVWGLTNAAVEPDWVIAELPHLLARKHFDPHWSRAQGQVLASEQISLFGLVLAPKKPVHYGRIDPPGAHELFVRQGLVPGEINTRASFVADNQKVLAQAHEEEAKLRRAGIVADEDWQARWYLDRIPGEIHSAAGLDAWWKALPPEQRRALHWSLTDLLPGEGSEADRYPKYFALGDARLALHYKFEPGAADDGVTLEVPLHLLNALDAARLSWLAPGFVADKAAALIRSLPKALRRNYVPAPDFARAFYEAFPQPSADDIRGELARFLQRATGAALSALDFDETTLEPHLRMNLRLRDDAGKVLAEARDLEALRARFGDRAGQAFAARAGREMAADGLREFPSAPIPLQVPGEAGVPAYPALVDEGEAAALRIFADRAQAEAEHPRGVRRLLEIALADKVKQARKQLPVSPKTGLLYAAIESQERLRGDLVDAALNALLEDGLDAIRDPGSFAQRRDAAGKQLFGEAMERLKLAEAIMGAAAELKPQLESPLMGWASGNLDDLRAQLAALVHPGFLRETPATALAQFPRYLRAMILRAERAKRDPARDQARMLELKPFVDALAAAAAAGRSGDPQWQALRWDLEELRVSLFAQELGAKAGISAKKLAQRVAQLR, from the coding sequence ATGAGCACTATCGAAAAACAATTGCCCGCCCGCCTGCGCGAGCGCCGCGACGCGATCGACGGGGCGTTGACCCGCGACCGCGGCCGCCTGTTCGGCCTATGGTCGCGCTGGCAGGCCGCGCCCGGCAATCCCGCAGCGGAGGCCGCGTTCGAGCAGGCACTGGGCCAGTCACGGGCGCGCTGCGAGGCGCGCGCGGCGGCGCAGCCGGCGATCACCCTGGACGAGCAGCTGCCGATCGCGCGCGAGGCCGAGCGCATCGTGGCGCTGATCCGCGCGCACCAGGTGGTGGTCATCGCCGGCGAGACCGGCTCGGGCAAGACCACCCAGCTGCCGAAGCTGTGCCTGGCCGCCGGCCGCGGCGCCGCCGGCATGATCGGCTGCACCCAGCCGCGGCGCATCGCCGCGCGCGCGGTGGCCGCGCGCGTGGCCGAGGAATTGCGCACGCCGGTGGGCGGGGTGGTCGGCTTCCAGGTGCGCTTCAACGACCGGGTCGGCGAGGAGACCCGGATCAAGTTCATGACCGACGGCATCCTGCTGGCCGAGATCGCCAGCGACCGCTGGCTGTCCAGCTACGACACGATCATCGTCGACGAGGCGCACGAGCGCAGCCTCAACATCGACTTCCTGCTCGGCTACCTCAAGCAGCTGCTGCGCAAGCGCCCGGAGCTGAAGGTGATCGTGACCTCGGCGACGATCGACACCGCGCGCTTCGCCGAACATTTCGACGGCGCGCCGGTGATCAGCGTCGAGGGCCGCACCTTCCCGGTGGAGGTGCGCTACCGACCGCTGGAAGAGCCGGGATTGGAGAGTGGGGATTCGGGATTGGCAGAAGCGCGAGAAGGCCAGCGTTCGCCGCGAACGGCCGTTGCGGTTGCGACTCCCGACTCCCGACTCCCCAATCCCGGCCTCACAGTCAACGATGCGATCGTGGCGGCGGTGGACGAGATCACTCGGCTCGATCCGCGCGGCGACGTGCTGCTGTTCCTGCCCGGCGAGCGCGAGATCCGCGATGCGCACCAGGCGCTGGAGCGGCGCAAGTACCGCGAGACCGAGGTGCTGCCGTTGTACGCGCGGCTGTCCAACAGCGACCAGGACCGGGTGTTCAATCCCGGCCCGCGGCGGCGCCTGGTGCTGGCCACCAACGTCGCCGAGACCTCGCTGACGGTGCCGCGGATCCGCTACGTGGTCGATCCGGGCTATGCGCGGGTCAAGCGCTACAGTCCGCGGCAGAAGCTGGACCGGCTGCACATCGAGCCGATCTCGCAGGCCAGCGCCAACCAGCGCAAGGGCCGCTGCGGGCGCGTGGCCGAAGGTATCTGCTACCGGCTGTACGCCGAGGCCGATTTCCAGGCGCGGCCGGAATTCACTGATCCGGAGATCCGCCGCTCCAGCCTGGCCGGGGTGATCCTGCGCATGCTGCAGTTGGGCCTGGGGCGGATCGAGGATTTCCCGTTCCTGGAGCCGCCGGACGAGCGCGCGGTCGCCGACGGCTGGCAGCAGCTGGTGGAGCTGGGCGCAGTCGGCGAGCCCGACCGGCATGGCCTGCGCAAGCTCACCGAGACCGGCCGCAAGATGGCGCGGCTGCCGGTGGACGTGAAGCTGGCGCGGATGCTGGTGGCCGCGCAGCAGCATGGCTGCCTGCGGCCGATGCTGGTGATCGCCGCGTTCCTGGGCATCCAGGACCCGCGCGAGCGCCCGCCGGAAGCGCGCGAGGCGGCCGACAACGCGCACGCCAAGTTCGCCGATGCGCGCTCGGAATTCGTCGGCATCCTGCGCCTGTGGGACGGCTATCGGCAGGCGCATGAGGAGCTGACCCAGTCCAAGCTGCGCGACTGGTGCGGGCGGCAGTTCCTCGGCTTCCTGCGCATGCGCGAGTGGCGCGAACTGCACCGCCAGCTGCACCTGCTGTGCGAGGAACTGGGCTGGAGCGAGGAGCCGGCGGCGGCCTCGCTGCTGCCGCTGCTGGCCGGCGCCGCGTCGCTGCCGCCGGCGCGCGATGCCGAGACCAATGCGCGGGCCACGCGCGGGCAGCTGCACCGTGCCGCGCGGCTGGCGCGCGAAGGGCGCAGCGAGCCGACGGCGGCGCCGGTCGAGACCAGGCCCGCGCCGCCGGCCAATGCGGCCGACGACGCGCCACGTGCGAGCGAGCGCGAACGCGCCGCCGCCTACCAGGCGCTGCATCGCGCGCTGCTCGCCGGCCTGCCGACGCAGGTCGGCCATCGCACCGAGAAGGGCGATTTCCTGGCGCCGCGGCAGCGCCGTTTCCTGCTGTTCCCCGGCTCCACGCTTGCCCGCAAGCCGCCGCCGTGGGTGCTGCCGGCCACGCTGCTGGACACGCAGAAGGTGTGGGGCCTGACCAATGCCGCGGTCGAGCCGGACTGGGTCATCGCCGAACTGCCGCACCTGCTGGCGCGCAAGCACTTCGACCCGCACTGGTCGCGCGCGCAGGGGCAGGTGCTGGCCTCCGAACAGATCAGCCTGTTCGGGCTGGTGCTGGCGCCGAAGAAGCCGGTGCATTACGGCCGTATCGATCCGCCCGGCGCGCACGAGCTGTTCGTGCGCCAGGGCCTGGTGCCGGGCGAGATCAACACCCGCGCCAGTTTCGTCGCCGACAACCAGAAGGTGCTGGCGCAGGCGCACGAGGAAGAAGCCAAGCTGCGCCGCGCCGGCATCGTCGCCGACGAGGACTGGCAGGCGCGCTGGTACCTGGACCGGATTCCGGGCGAGATCCACTCCGCCGCCGGCCTGGACGCGTGGTGGAAGGCGCTGCCGCCGGAGCAGCGGCGCGCGCTGCACTGGTCGCTGACCGACCTGCTGCCGGGCGAGGGCAGCGAGGCCGATCGCTATCCGAAGTACTTCGCGCTGGGCGACGCGCGGCTGGCGCTGCACTATAAATTCGAGCCCGGCGCGGCCGACGACGGCGTGACCCTGGAGGTGCCGCTGCACCTGCTCAACGCGCTGGATGCGGCGCGGCTGTCGTGGCTGGCGCCGGGTTTCGTCGCCGACAAGGCCGCGGCGCTGATTCGTAGCCTGCCCAAGGCGCTGCGCCGCAACTACGTGCCCGCGCCGGATTTCGCCCGCGCCTTCTACGAGGCGTTCCCGCAGCCCAGCGCCGACGACATCCGCGGCGAGCTGGCGCGTTTCCTGCAGCGCGCCACCGGCGCGGCGCTGAGTGCGTTGGACTTCGACGAGACCACGCTGGAACCGCATCTGCGCATGAACCTGCGGCTGCGCGACGACGCCGGCAAAGTGCTGGCCGAAGCGCGCGACCTGGAGGCGCTGCGCGCGCGCTTCGGCGACCGCGCCGGGCAGGCGTTCGCGGCCCGCGCCGGACGCGAAATGGCCGCCGACGGGCTGCGCGAATTCCCGTCCGCGCCGATCCCGCTGCAGGTGCCGGGCGAAGCCGGCGTGCCGGCGTATCCGGCGCTGGTCGACGAAGGCGAGGCCGCGGCGCTGCGCATCTTCGCCGACCGCGCGCAGGCCGAGGCCGAACATCCGCGCGGCGTGCGCCGGCTGCTGGAGATCGCGCTGGCGGACAAGGTCAAGCAGGCACGCAAGCAACTGCCGGTGTCGCCGAAGACCGGGCTGCTGTATGCGGCGATCGAGTCGCAGGAGCGGCTGCGCGGCGATTTGGTCGATGCGGCGTTGAATGCATTGCTCGAAGATGGCCTGGACGCGATCCGCGACCCCGGCAGCTTCGCCCAGCGCCGCGATGCCGCCGGCAAGCAGCTGTTCGGCGAGGCGATGGAGCGGCTGAAACTGGCCGAGGCGATCATGGGCGCGGCGGCGGAACTGAAGCCGCAGCTGGAATCGCCGCTGATGGGCTGGGCCAGCGGCAACCTCGACGACCTGCGCGCGCAGCTGGCGGCGCTGGTGCATCCGGGCTTCCTGCGCGAGACGCCGGCGACGGCGCTGGCGCAGTTCCCGCGCTACCTGCGCGCGATGATCCTGCGCGCCGAACGCGCCAAGCGCGACCCGGCGCGCGACCAGGCGCGGATGCTGGAATTGAAGCCGTTCGTCGACGCGCTGGCTGCCGCCGCCGCGGCCGGGCGCAGCGGCGATCCGCAATGGCAGGCGCTGCGCTGGGACCTGGAGGAATTGCGCGTGTCGCTGTTCGCGCAGGAGCTGGGCGCCAAGGCCGGGATCTCGGCGAAGAAGCTGGCGCAGCGGGTGGCTCAGTTGCGGTGA
- a CDS encoding Dps family protein, producing MAKSKTPGKTKSLATKPLAALAPSAPNIDIGISGGDRKKIADGLSQFMADAFTLYLKTHNFHWNVTGSMFNSLHLMFETQYTEQWAALDDVAERIRALGFNAPGSYKEFAALTSIPEEPGLTDSADWREMVRQLVVGNEALCRTARKALKTADDAGDDPSVDMLTQRLQTHEKYAWMLRSLLQ from the coding sequence ATGGCCAAGAGCAAGACCCCCGGCAAGACCAAGAGCCTCGCCACCAAGCCGCTGGCGGCGCTGGCGCCGTCCGCGCCCAACATCGATATCGGGATCAGCGGCGGCGACCGCAAGAAGATCGCCGACGGCCTGTCGCAGTTCATGGCCGACGCGTTCACCCTGTACCTGAAGACCCACAACTTCCACTGGAACGTGACCGGGTCGATGTTCAATTCGCTGCACCTGATGTTCGAGACCCAGTACACCGAGCAGTGGGCCGCGCTGGACGATGTCGCCGAGCGCATCCGCGCACTGGGCTTCAACGCGCCCGGCTCGTACAAGGAATTCGCCGCGCTGACCTCGATCCCGGAAGAGCCGGGCCTGACCGACAGCGCCGACTGGCGCGAGATGGTGCGCCAGCTGGTGGTCGGCAACGAAGCGCTGTGCCGCACCGCGCGCAAGGCGCTCAAGACCGCCGACGACGCCGGCGACGATCCGTCGGTGGACATGCTGACCCAGCGCTTGCAGACCCACGAAAAGTACGCGTGGATGTTGCGGTCGCTGCTGCAGTAA